Below is a window of Ananas comosus cultivar F153 unplaced genomic scaffold, ASM154086v1, whole genome shotgun sequence DNA.
ATGCGTCTGACTTGTTTGGGGTTGATAATTATTCTTTAGAATTTATGTTCATACGTCACGAGTTTTATCCAGAGATTGCTTTACCCTTTTGTAATCGGATGATATCAATCACGAATTAAGAACTTGGAAACTTGCTTGGCCCTTTGAAGCCGGAATACTAATTTTTCACAGTTAACTATAGTTTGAAGTAGTGGAAAATCATTTGCTGTTTACTTCTTACTTCTTAGATGTGCTTGGTTGGTGCCATATTTTACtttgggtaatttttttttaaaaaaagtaataaatggAATTTTAGAAATCTTGAAATTATGTTTTACATGATACGTAGAGTTTTAGAAATCCTGAAATTATGTTTTACCTAATGCAAGTAAACATCTGATCTTGTTTGGATCCACTTGTGTAACTATTATTGTTGATAAATCAATTAAGTAATGATTTTGTTAAAGATGGGAGTTGAAATGTGGGTTTACCAATGCCAAACCGTATTTAGTCCTAGTAGAATATCATTATCCTTGTCTAGTTTTCTTCGTAACTTCCTCTGGAGCtttagttttgttttgttttgcagAAACATTATTCATTCGTTTGTGTGTGAAAGTAAATTTGAGCCTATCCATGCAAGGAAGCCTATTAAGCATTAATTTGTGAAAATGGGGTACTCATATACCTTATAAAATATATCTACATATTTACAGATGTTTTCTTATCTGCTCGTGCGATAAGTTTTGATTGGTCGATGTAGAGCCTAGATagatgctttattttttttttttcagtttcatCCTTTATGATGTGTTTCTTTATGTAGCAAGTCTCTAGAAATCGTTTCATGCCCTTTGTGGAAGTTCATTGTTACAGTATAGATGGGTCTCTACATCATCAATTACTCTGTTTTCAGCAAGCTTATTTGAAAAACCACAATTTGTGGAGTTATGACAAATAGCTGCAATATTCTATGATGCTGATCCCAGTATGGAAGATATATAGCAATTTGGAAATTCAATTTCCTTGCTAGAAGCTCAAGATCCTGTTGTCAATAATTAAGAAGAGGAACTGTTATTTAGGCTTGGGGGGCAGTTATTCAATTTCATCTGTGTGTCATCATATTTGATGTTTGACATCTTATGCCTTGATACTCATGTATGCTGCATATACAATATATTTGTGTGCGAGTATCTGTCTTCTAATACAAGTGGACTTCAACGGGTATTGCGTACTTCAGAAAGTTGACCTGTTTCTTGTTTTTACCTCTTGGTTTGTTTTGTTGGTAATTGCTTTTCTAGGTTGTGGAGGTTTCCACTTCCAAGACTGGAAAGCACGGACATGCAAAATGCCACTTTGTTGGCATAGACATCTTCACCGCCAAGAAGCTCGAAGATATTGTGCCCTCGTCACACAACTGTGATGTACGTTTGTAACAATTCTTATTCAACCCTACCAGTTGAATTCTCGCTAATTGTCATGATATATGAACTTGATTTGGTTGCATTTGCAGGTGCCTCATGTTAATCGTACTGATTATCAGCTGATCGACATATCTGAAGATGGATTTGTATGTCTCGCCTTCTCCTTGTGTACACTTTCCTGATCGTTTGtttgatcttttattttgaCCATGTGATGCGTATGACAGGTGAGTCTCCTGACTGAAAATGGCAACACTAAGGATGACCTGAGGCTCCCGACTGATGACAGCCTGCTCGCGCAGGTTAGTAGTTTAGATTAGTTTCTCCAATATTTTATTGTGTAGTGTATTATAGCATGAGGGGGAGAAAATTCTGCCAAGTGGTCTATAAGTTTCATGACGTATAGGCTCTTGATAGTTGTACAATATTCTTATCCTAGTGCATAGGACACAGTCTGTCCTTATTACGAAATTGACATCTTCCTAGTgttcctttttttctatttttgcgtGCGTGGGTTTATGCACGGTATTGCATAAATAAACATAGAAGCTTATGAGCTTTGGCAATAACGTATTAAAGTGTGATGCCTCATTGCAGTGAGGCAATTGACAGCCCTAACTAAGGGGTGTTCCGTGATTTTGTCTCCCCCCTTGGAGATGTTGGAAATCCAAAATGGTTTTCTCGATAGTTCGCTTATGACTTTTCCGTTCGTTGTGTTGTTTGACAGATCAAAGATGGATTTGCTGAAGGGAAGGATCTGGTGGTGAGCGTGATGTCCGCTATGGGCGAAGAACAGATCTGTTCTCTCAAGGACATTGGGCCTAAGTAGTCGCCCATCATCTTCTGTCTGGTTGTGTCTGtgcttgttctttgttcttattAAGCAAGGAGAACTTGTAATAGTTCATACGTTGCTATTTGTTAGACTCGGATGATATCATAATTAGGTGGTCTTTCGCTACTcttatctcttcttttctctcagcCTGGATTGGTGTTGTATCGCATGGAACCCATCCTTAAATTGCCTGTTATGACGagattttttgtttcttttttcttctttttttttttttccttttgccgGCCACTATCTTTGTATTTTGCTTATCTGTGGTGAAGTATTTTCTTATTGGTTGATCTTACCATTTGTTGTGGCTCTTGGTTGTCTTATATACTGTTCTATGATTATACGTGTATACATTGCGTGggttttatttcaaacttttgCTATATTGTTTAGTTGTTTAGTAGTGAAGTTGTTCGATGATTATCTTGTATATTATTCGGCTAAGGAGGATAATTTTGAGTTTATAAAATTGACGCCAGGATTGTACTATGGCAcccaaaggaaagaaaaaaaaagatcatcTCTTCTGGCACAGGCATGAGGAATGACTGGTCTAATGTTTAAAATCTGAGTTTGAGTTTGTGGGATTGTGTTGAAAGAAAGATCGAAAAAAACAAAACTGGATATAAAATGCAACTGTTTAAATCTTAATATATGTTTATCCGTGTATGGCATAAATTGCTTAACTATATgtatacataaaaattagataattagaCGGAGGGCCTAGCTAGGAGCAAACGCTTCCAAAATCTGGTATTACATATTTGGGTGAGCGATCTAGTTTGGACCCGAATTGCTGATGCTTACGGCCCAACTCCTGGTTGGGCCTCTGGGCCAGCCCATTTATAAATATCCCAACAACAGCGTACCCGACGGGGAATGGAGATAAGGTTTTAAATGGCGGCGAAACTCTCCCGCCTCACTCCCCAACCTCTCCCATGGCGGAATCCCTAATCCCCAACTGCATCCAACGATTCCCATCGAAACCCTCGAGATGGAGACCGGATTCTACCACATGTCGCCGTCCCCCTATCCCCATTACCGCTAGATTTGCTCGTTCGAACCCCAAAAAAGGCCCAATCGAGCTCCCGAATCCGCGTTTCCGGAGCCATTTCGGAGGGATTCGAGCGGCGGcgacgcctcctcctcctcctcctcctcctcctcctcctccttcggtGGAGGAGACTGAGGAGGCGAAGGGGAACGTGGAGTCGATGAGCATCGATTTGCGTCGGTTCTTTGAGCTCAATTTGGGGAGATGGAACGGCTCCTTCTACGTCAGTAGCCCTAAATCGCATAATTTCGATCCTTACATTTGTTCTAATCTGATTCGGTTTTTCACTTTCTAATTGTTTTCCGATTTTTTGATTGCAGCAATTCGATGCCAACGGGAATTTGTTGCAGAACGTGAGCACAAAGCTTTCCGCAAGCTCGTACGGAGAGGACGAGCTCCTCAGCCTTATTCAAACGTGAGACTCTgcacttcttcttttcttttttgtttgccagaattattattattattattattattatttacatatatGCTTATTTACGGTGAAAATTGATGATCTCTTGTGAACAAAATTACTGCTATTTTTGAACAACTGGTATCGTGTAGTACTGATTGCTACTGATTGCTACTGTTAGTCAGCTATTACGTCATATTGACAAGGTAATTTGACAGCTGAATTAGTAATCAGATCATCTCCTATAGATTAGTAGTTATATCGTCATATCTTCCTAttaatttatcattttgtttggAAAATTATATGAGATCTAACAATTAACTTTATTGAAATTTCATTTGAAATTTAGTGACCAGTGATGTAATTTATCCATATCTGAAGATTCGGTATTTAGTAGTTGGATCTTAAGTCAGTTCTACTATGTATTTTGTAGGCTATACATCAAGCAACCTCCTTCGAGAACATCAATCGCAGGCTATGATGCTGAACCTGAATGGACGGAGTACAAAATCAAGGAGATTAACATGTTCACCGCAGACAAATATCAGCAGGTGATAAGGACTCACCACTCAGCTGTTGAATTTCCTGTATATTATGCTCTCTTTTCTAATGAGCAATTTCGTTTAGTGTGCAGCTCGGATTCTTCCCAAAAGAGAAGGCATTTTCTCTGAGGTACCAGACTGCTGGGATGCTGGACGCTGTCCTTCGAGCGGGCGTGCTTGGAGAAGATGACACTGGTGAAGAGTCTCCCAGGTTAATATTTCCCTGTAGCCTCAAGGTTTGGTCTACAATATACATGCATACATCTCTACAGATGTTTATATCTGCATCTGTGTATGTAGGTGTATGCATGTATCTGTATATCGTGTATGAATTTGTTTGTAGTCTCTTCCCCCTTAAGACAAGCATATCTATGAAGGGAGAGTTTAGCAAAGCCTAGCACAGATAGAGTCATCTCTCAAGAAAATTAGAGCTTAAAATATGCTTACCGGGTAGTTGTGTCTTTTACTGAGAATTTGTAGTCGCAATTCTGTTTTCCTATGCTGCAGTTTTGCTCTCTTTGACTATCTTAATGCTCGAGTGGATCGATGGATCGTCTGCTAGACTCTATACTTCAGAATTAGATCACTCTCAGCCATCGTTAATACAAGCTATATAGCTGGTTGCTCTGctgcataattaaaaaaatctctctaTCATGGCATAACGATCTTGAAGCATATATTTCTTCTTCGCAGAAACTTGAAGGTTCCTTCTCGTCAGCCATCTGTTGTATGTGAGAATTGCCTCTATTCTCTCAGGAGAGATAGGCGAGCAAGAGCCTTCCACATAATGGACCCAAAAGGATTTCTTGAAATGCTTCTTATTTTCCTCGAAGAACGAGGAGATGAGGTGCCACTTATTTCTTCTTCATGTGATTTTGAGGTTAGCATTTCTAAACTGAAGGTCGTTTGTGCTGCTAACATGTAAAACATGTGTTAGCTCCAACGTACGCTGGATTATGCAAAACAATTGTTCTTACGGACATACTTTGGTTTTATTCATCTCACTCAGTTTATTTCATAAACATTAGGACGTCCCGGATAGGATAAGCGCACTTCTTGGACGGTGGGAGGGTCGTTCTGTAACTAAACGAAGTGGGGTATATGGAGCAACAATTTCTAAGGCCGATACAGTTTCTTTGCTTGAAATGGATCGCAATGGTCAGCTAATTCAGGTATGCTGCTGCCGCAATATTACCTTTTATCCTGTTTTAGATTTTTAGGTCCAAACTATTGAGTATCTACTAAATATCAAAAGAAGTTACTGAAGCACACAATATTGccaacggaaaaaaaaaaaggcttttgATTAATCTGGTTCTACGTAATGTTACTAGACAACCCTGGAATTCTGTTATATCCACTTCTCTTTGTAACTGTTACAATAGTTTCTGTAATCTGCGCCACAACCAAACTCAGAATTTTTTATATCCTGTCCGGGGATAGTATGCTTCCAATCCCAGTGTAGCAAGATAACCTCAGAATAgggaaaacaaaattaaaaaaaaaaaattctgcttAATTTGTCCCCAAGCTAAATGGTGCAGGGGAACAAGTATTCTACTCGTCTCTCCGGTAGAAACTTTGCATATTCATCTCGGTTTACAACTATTTTCACTATAGCATAATCCTTCCTTGCCAGCGTAAATCCATTCTCTCTTGCAAATAAGTTATAGTAGCTCTTCTTATATTCTCGTCCAGGACATTGCTTCGACCACCGTCGGTAGTGGCACGACAACAAACGTGCACTGGACGGGAACAGTGAACACTAACTTAGTTTCCTTTGACGGGGGATTCCAATTGACG
It encodes the following:
- the LOC109704009 gene encoding eukaryotic translation initiation factor 5A-2-like, whose product is MSDEEHHFESKADAGASKTYPQQAGTIRKNGYIVIKGRPCKVVEVSTSKTGKHGHAKCHFVGIDIFTAKKLEDIVPSSHNCDVPHVNRTDYQLIDISEDGFVSLLTENGNTKDDLRLPTDDSLLAQIKDGFAEGKDLVVSVMSAMGEEQICSLKDIGPK
- the LOC109704007 gene encoding uncharacterized protein LOC109704007, which codes for MAESLIPNCIQRFPSKPSRWRPDSTTCRRPPIPITARFARSNPKKGPIELPNPRFRSHFGGIRAAATPPPPPPPPPPPPSVEETEEAKGNVESMSIDLRRFFELNLGRWNGSFYQFDANGNLLQNVSTKLSASSYGEDELLSLIQTLYIKQPPSRTSIAGYDAEPEWTEYKIKEINMFTADKYQQLGFFPKEKAFSLRYQTAGMLDAVLRAGVLGEDDTGEESPRNLKVPSRQPSVVCENCLYSLRRDRRARAFHIMDPKGFLEMLLIFLEERGDEVPLISSSCDFEDVPDRISALLGRWEGRSVTKRSGVYGATISKADTVSLLEMDRNGQLIQDIASTTVGSGTTTNVHWTGTVNTNLVSFDGGFQLTLLPGGMYMGCPADIGKCVAQSQPFHLEFCWMESLDERQRLVRTYDVEGLAVSSTYFYERKVEKKEVKCKCLIFIEQGHHSLQAKPDSCAYLQPAYQSSLPQQILNPFLQPTPRIAGAPSLNYELLFHESGGAFEPVGDPYSDKTSQMSNLAVEKPPGDGYNWRKYGQKQVKGGEFPHSYYKCTAAKCDVKKQVERSFDGNIKEIIYKGEHNHQPSQNRRGEEGGYDDDDTESKFENSSVSNDEDEDGTAINEGDSKSSPKINRDTESVESTSQRMLVLQTISETDLLDDGHKWRKYGQKYVKGNNHPRSYYKCTNVGCNVRKRVERSKKDPKAALTTYEDKHNHDVPKARSTSHNTVSAEPASDN